In one Mycobacteroides chelonae genomic region, the following are encoded:
- a CDS encoding acyltransferase → MKAAHVSAPAVHARGFVPALEGMRACAAMGVVVTHTAFQTGHNGGVDGRILGRFDLAVAVFFALSGFLLWRPHALAAHDGPAPQSTGRYFASRFVRIVPAYLAAVFVILLLLPDAAGANWVVWAANLTLTQLYVPLTLTAGLTQMWSLAVEVAFYIALPAIALIMRRVPLRWRAPVLVMAGAASFGWAFIPFHTGVGINPLTWPPAFFSWFVAGMLLAEWSAAPPGWTLRLARQRVLLALVALVAFAVAASPLAGPEGLTQAPPHQYAVKIAMGATLAWALLLPLTLDTPGTPHRVLGSPLMVTLGRWSYGLFIWHLAALNMVFTVIGRFPFSGHFPLVLILTLIFGFAMAAVSYALVESPSREALRRFQNRRAGFRAGSRTAAKATVATEISANN, encoded by the coding sequence GTGAAAGCAGCGCACGTATCGGCTCCGGCCGTCCATGCCCGGGGCTTCGTCCCGGCATTGGAGGGCATGCGCGCCTGTGCCGCGATGGGGGTCGTCGTCACACACACCGCATTTCAAACCGGCCACAATGGCGGCGTCGACGGACGCATTCTGGGCCGCTTTGACCTGGCAGTGGCAGTCTTCTTCGCGCTATCGGGATTTCTGCTGTGGCGGCCACACGCGCTGGCGGCACACGATGGGCCCGCACCACAGTCGACCGGGCGGTACTTCGCGTCGCGGTTCGTCCGTATCGTCCCGGCCTACCTGGCCGCCGTCTTCGTCATCCTGTTGCTGCTGCCGGACGCTGCGGGGGCCAACTGGGTGGTCTGGGCCGCCAATCTGACGCTCACACAGCTGTACGTTCCGCTAACACTCACGGCGGGTCTGACACAGATGTGGAGCCTGGCCGTGGAGGTCGCGTTCTACATCGCGCTGCCCGCCATCGCGCTCATCATGCGGCGGGTACCGCTGCGCTGGCGTGCACCGGTACTGGTGATGGCCGGAGCCGCCAGTTTCGGGTGGGCGTTCATCCCCTTTCACACCGGTGTCGGCATCAATCCGTTGACATGGCCACCGGCCTTCTTCTCATGGTTCGTGGCGGGCATGCTGCTGGCGGAGTGGAGCGCCGCCCCACCCGGCTGGACGCTGCGCCTGGCGCGCCAACGGGTGCTGCTTGCCCTGGTGGCCCTCGTCGCGTTCGCGGTGGCCGCGTCCCCCTTGGCCGGCCCGGAGGGCCTGACGCAGGCACCACCGCATCAGTACGCCGTCAAGATCGCGATGGGGGCGACGCTGGCCTGGGCGCTGCTGCTGCCGTTGACACTGGACACCCCGGGCACGCCGCACCGGGTACTGGGCAGCCCCCTGATGGTGACACTCGGGCGGTGGTCCTATGGCCTGTTCATCTGGCATCTGGCGGCGCTGAACATGGTTTTCACCGTGATCGGTCGTTTTCCGTTCAGCGGTCACTTCCCACTGGTGCTGATTCTGACGTTGATCTTTGGCTTCGCGATGGCCGCCGTCAGTTACGCGCTGGTGGAATCACCGTCACGTGAAGCATTACGACGCTTCCAGAACCGGCGCGCTGGTTTTCGGGCAGGGAGCCGCACCGCGGCGAAGGCCACGGTGGCCACCGAGATCAGCGCCAATAACTGA
- a CDS encoding DUF3068 domain-containing protein, translated as MNRGVMMRIAACGLLGLGSALIIAALLLSTYTSNRLAKIPLDWDATLVSEGKGRALDPASLSGQKFIADPDKPLVLQEQISTVSPADATKVGLQAGITLRRTDKQGDAGLILATVDTVTVDRHSAEAISSDDNPGGSVQKPRAIEDETPPTTIALKHEGLSYRFPFDTEKKTYQYFDVVAQRAFDANYTGEEDVNGLTAYHFTQNVGYDANGKLVEPVSYPSLYDKDEDSKVTARAVQWGVEAEREDEEITMTRYYAAQREFWVDPVSGIIVKSKEHALHYYSRDALKPEVPMVDYTVQSNDETVEKQVKAARDTRDSLSIWSNILPITFAALGVVALVGGGLLGSFSLRAESALIDPGLDTVDHGFFGRRSPEKPSASEADTDKFPSPRNHL; from the coding sequence GTGAACCGCGGGGTCATGATGCGTATCGCAGCGTGCGGACTGCTGGGGCTCGGCTCGGCTCTTATCATCGCCGCGCTGTTGCTCAGCACGTACACCAGCAACCGGCTTGCGAAGATTCCGCTCGACTGGGACGCCACTTTGGTGAGTGAGGGCAAGGGCCGCGCCCTGGACCCGGCGTCGCTGTCCGGACAGAAGTTCATCGCCGACCCAGACAAGCCGCTAGTACTGCAGGAGCAGATCAGCACGGTCAGCCCCGCCGATGCCACCAAGGTCGGCCTGCAGGCGGGCATCACCCTGCGACGGACCGACAAGCAGGGCGACGCCGGATTGATTCTGGCCACCGTCGACACCGTCACCGTCGATCGTCACTCCGCCGAGGCCATCTCCAGCGATGACAACCCCGGCGGCAGCGTGCAGAAGCCGCGCGCCATCGAGGACGAGACGCCCCCGACGACGATCGCTCTCAAGCACGAAGGGTTGAGCTACCGGTTCCCCTTCGACACCGAGAAGAAGACCTACCAGTACTTCGACGTGGTCGCCCAGCGCGCCTTCGATGCCAACTACACCGGCGAAGAAGATGTCAACGGGCTCACCGCCTACCACTTCACCCAGAATGTCGGCTACGACGCCAACGGCAAGCTGGTGGAGCCCGTCTCTTACCCCTCGCTGTACGACAAGGACGAGGACTCGAAGGTGACGGCGCGCGCCGTGCAGTGGGGTGTGGAGGCCGAGCGCGAGGACGAAGAGATCACCATGACCCGTTACTACGCGGCACAGCGCGAGTTCTGGGTCGACCCGGTCAGCGGCATCATCGTCAAGAGCAAAGAGCATGCGCTGCACTACTACTCGCGTGACGCGCTCAAGCCCGAGGTTCCGATGGTCGACTACACCGTGCAGTCGAACGACGAAACCGTCGAGAAGCAGGTGAAGGCGGCCCGCGATACCCGCGACAGCCTTTCCATCTGGTCGAACATCCTGCCCATCACGTTTGCGGCCCTGGGTGTCGTGGCCCTCGTCGGCGGCGGCCTGCTGGGCTCGTTCAGCCTGCGGGCCGAGTCCGCACTGATCGATCCCGGTCTGGACACGGTGGATCACGGCTTCTTCGGCCGCCGGAGCCCGGAGAAACCCTCCGCCAGCGAGGCCGATACCGACAAGTTCCCGTCGCCTCGAAACCACCTCTAG